A part of Maniola hyperantus chromosome 14, iAphHyp1.2, whole genome shotgun sequence genomic DNA contains:
- the ppl gene encoding glycine cleavage system H protein isoform X1, with protein MKKPKMMLHRYLLQVSKQCFTRQYILQSNLKQSYCELRHRYSTKTKERKFTDRHEWVVVENDIGTVGISSYAQESLGDVVFAQLPDPGTELKEGDECGALESVKAASEIYSPVSGTVTEKNTDVEKKPALINTSCYDKGWLFKLKISQPDELKALMTEVEYEKFLKTDLDKDH; from the exons ATGAaaaag CCAAAAATGATGCTACATAGGTACCTCCTGCAGGTATCCAAACAATGTTTTACGAGACAGTACATTCTACAGTCAAACTTAAAGCAGTCATATTGTGAGCTCCGACATAGATACAGCACTAAGACCAAAGAGAGAAAgtttacagacagacacgagTGGGTGGTTGTAGAAAATGATATAGGCACAGTAGGAATAAGTAGTTATGCACAAGAATCTCTGGGGGATGTGGTTTTTGCACAGCTTCCTGACCCAG GTACGGAACTCAAAGAAGGCGATGAGTGTGGAGCCCTAGAAAGTGTAAAAGCAGCTAGTGAAATATATTCCCCAGTCAGCGGCACGGTCACAGAGAAAAACACTGATGTAGAGAAGAAGCCCGCTTTAATAAACACGTCGTGTTACGATAAAGGATGGTTGTTCAAACTAAAGATCTCACAACCTGACGAGCTTAAAGCGCTTATGACGGAGGTAGAATATgaaaagtttttgaaaacaGATCTTGATAAAGATCATTGA
- the ppl gene encoding glycine cleavage system H protein isoform X2 codes for MMLHRYLLQVSKQCFTRQYILQSNLKQSYCELRHRYSTKTKERKFTDRHEWVVVENDIGTVGISSYAQESLGDVVFAQLPDPGTELKEGDECGALESVKAASEIYSPVSGTVTEKNTDVEKKPALINTSCYDKGWLFKLKISQPDELKALMTEVEYEKFLKTDLDKDH; via the exons ATGATGCTACATAGGTACCTCCTGCAGGTATCCAAACAATGTTTTACGAGACAGTACATTCTACAGTCAAACTTAAAGCAGTCATATTGTGAGCTCCGACATAGATACAGCACTAAGACCAAAGAGAGAAAgtttacagacagacacgagTGGGTGGTTGTAGAAAATGATATAGGCACAGTAGGAATAAGTAGTTATGCACAAGAATCTCTGGGGGATGTGGTTTTTGCACAGCTTCCTGACCCAG GTACGGAACTCAAAGAAGGCGATGAGTGTGGAGCCCTAGAAAGTGTAAAAGCAGCTAGTGAAATATATTCCCCAGTCAGCGGCACGGTCACAGAGAAAAACACTGATGTAGAGAAGAAGCCCGCTTTAATAAACACGTCGTGTTACGATAAAGGATGGTTGTTCAAACTAAAGATCTCACAACCTGACGAGCTTAAAGCGCTTATGACGGAGGTAGAATATgaaaagtttttgaaaacaGATCTTGATAAAGATCATTGA